A part of Larkinella insperata genomic DNA contains:
- a CDS encoding RagB/SusD family nutrient uptake outer membrane protein, producing the protein MKKIISFLAICLGLASCDMDLLPQDAISPETFFNTENDLLLYTNSFYNALPSAEDVYNEDVDNVVKNSLRDELQGTRIVPTSGGGWSWSNLRNINYFLANSSKCPDKKAVAKYNGLARFFRAHFYFGVVKRFGDVPWYSHTIEITDQDMLTKARDPRTMVMDSVMADINYAIANLDASRQLNTVTKWTALALKSRIALYEGTFRKYHKEFSLPNADKFLDESIAASEDLMKNSGYTIYKATPTTAYLKLFSSDNAIADEVILARDFSDELQVYHNLNYYTMTASYGKPGLEKKLVNSYLMADGTRFTDIKGYETMQFAEEVQNRDPRLSQTIRTPGYTRIGETTPLVPEFGATVTGYQLIKFVSAPKWDTFNKDITDMPIFRYAEVLLNYAEAKAERGTLTQADLDLSTKLTRDRVGMPTINMAAANANPDPYQAQQYTQLSGPNTGVILEIRRERRVELVMENFFRWDDIIRWKEGQLLTKTYKGMYFPGPGSYDLDKNGKVDLVIYEGTKPTVSGAQLLKLGSEILLENGNKGGNIVVNGHINKKFNEARDYLYPIPKQERLLNPNLTQNPNWE; encoded by the coding sequence ATGAAAAAAATCATAAGCTTCCTTGCTATTTGTCTCGGCCTGGCTTCCTGTGACATGGATTTGCTGCCGCAGGATGCCATCTCGCCCGAGACGTTTTTCAACACCGAAAATGACCTGTTGCTTTACACCAATTCGTTTTACAACGCCCTGCCCTCGGCCGAGGACGTGTACAACGAAGATGTGGATAATGTCGTCAAAAACAGCCTGCGCGATGAGTTGCAGGGCACGCGGATTGTGCCCACCAGCGGGGGCGGCTGGAGTTGGAGCAACCTGCGTAACATCAATTACTTTCTGGCGAACTCCAGTAAATGTCCGGATAAAAAAGCCGTGGCCAAGTACAACGGGCTGGCGCGGTTCTTTCGGGCGCATTTTTACTTTGGCGTGGTCAAACGGTTTGGCGACGTGCCCTGGTATTCACACACGATTGAGATAACCGACCAGGACATGCTGACCAAGGCGCGCGATCCGCGAACGATGGTGATGGATTCGGTCATGGCCGACATCAATTACGCCATCGCCAACCTGGATGCGTCCCGGCAACTCAACACCGTGACCAAGTGGACCGCCCTGGCCCTGAAATCCCGCATTGCCCTTTACGAAGGAACGTTTCGGAAATACCATAAAGAGTTCAGCCTGCCGAACGCGGATAAATTCCTCGATGAAAGCATTGCGGCCTCCGAGGACTTAATGAAAAACAGCGGCTACACGATCTACAAAGCCACCCCGACGACGGCTTACCTCAAGCTGTTTTCGTCCGACAACGCCATTGCCGACGAGGTGATTCTGGCCCGCGATTTCAGCGACGAGCTGCAGGTTTACCACAACCTGAACTACTACACCATGACGGCTTCGTACGGCAAGCCGGGGCTGGAAAAGAAACTGGTCAACAGCTACCTGATGGCCGACGGAACCCGCTTTACGGACATCAAGGGTTACGAAACCATGCAGTTCGCGGAGGAAGTTCAGAACCGCGACCCGCGCCTGTCGCAGACCATCCGCACGCCGGGGTACACCCGCATTGGGGAAACCACTCCGCTGGTGCCGGAATTCGGCGCGACGGTGACCGGCTACCAACTGATCAAGTTTGTTTCCGCCCCCAAATGGGATACGTTCAACAAAGACATCACCGACATGCCGATTTTCCGGTACGCCGAAGTACTGCTCAACTACGCGGAAGCCAAAGCCGAACGGGGTACGTTGACGCAGGCCGATCTGGATCTTTCCACCAAACTGACCCGCGACCGGGTGGGAATGCCCACCATCAACATGGCCGCGGCTAACGCCAACCCGGACCCCTACCAGGCGCAGCAGTACACCCAGTTGAGCGGCCCCAATACTGGGGTAATTCTGGAGATCCGGCGGGAACGGCGCGTCGAACTGGTGATGGAAAACTTCTTTCGCTGGGACGATATCATCCGCTGGAAAGAAGGCCAGTTGCTGACCAAAACTTACAAAGGGATGTATTTCCCCGGACCCGGCAGCTACGACCTGGACAAGAACGGCAAGGTTGACCTGGTCATTTATGAAGGAACCAAACCAACCGTATCGGGCGCTCAACTCCTGAAACTGGGCAGCGAAATTCTGCTCGAGAACGGCAACAAAGGGGGCAACATCGTGGTCAACGGGCACATCAACAAGAAGTTCAACGAAGCCCGGGATTACCTCTACCCCATCCCGAAGCAGGAGCGCCTATTGAATCCGAACTTAACCCAAAACCCAAACTGGGAATAA